In one Fluviispira vulneris genomic region, the following are encoded:
- a CDS encoding FeoB-associated Cys-rich membrane protein has protein sequence MLQEIIVITIVAAAAVFLVYKWLPKKKTSVEKSKGCSSSGCSGCSVESNPQNLKSYHKK, from the coding sequence ATGCTTCAAGAAATTATTGTTATAACGATCGTTGCAGCAGCAGCTGTCTTTCTTGTTTATAAATGGTTACCCAAAAAAAAGACCTCAGTTGAAAAATCCAAAGGATGCTCATCTTCTGGTTGCAGTGGTTGTTCTGTGGAAAGTAATCCGCAAAACTTAAAAAGTTATCATAAGAAATAA
- a CDS encoding sugar MFS transporter, which produces MVTVAQNPRPHDQNPIPKIQKNSNPAIAVVSTLFFLFGFITCLNDVLIPHLKELFSLNYAQTMLVQTTFFAAYFIVSMPASKLIEKVGYKNSFLVGLAFTALGCFSFVLAAKVAIYAVFLGGLFILASGVTIIQVAANPYLTTIGSKARASSRLIFAQGLNSLGTTIAPLIGSALILSVAVKSADEIVALSTTELEIYRSAQAGSVQLPYLGLTLFVILIAVALCFFKFPKNKVAFQNNLNANIKFKLFDHPDLVMGTIAIFAYVGAEVAIGSLMINFIAQPKIGNILFDEAGKYLSLYWGGAMVGRFIGAFVTTKIKPNKVLFTHAIIACALVTSTIMGTGYFAMTCIVAVGLFNSIMFPTIFVLSTERLGSFVEKGSGIICMAIVGGAIVPLIQGYVADISNLSISYIVPLVCYVYIAFFALRAKNGISVK; this is translated from the coding sequence ATGGTTACAGTTGCTCAGAATCCTCGTCCCCATGATCAAAATCCTATTCCAAAAATACAAAAAAATAGCAATCCCGCCATTGCCGTTGTCTCAACACTATTTTTTCTTTTTGGTTTTATCACTTGTCTTAATGACGTTCTTATTCCGCATTTAAAAGAATTATTTTCTTTAAATTATGCGCAGACTATGCTTGTTCAGACAACATTTTTTGCAGCATATTTTATAGTTTCTATGCCTGCAAGTAAACTTATCGAAAAAGTAGGCTATAAAAATAGTTTTTTGGTAGGTCTTGCATTTACAGCTTTAGGCTGTTTTTCTTTTGTTCTTGCAGCGAAAGTTGCCATTTATGCTGTCTTTCTTGGTGGTTTATTTATTTTAGCCAGTGGTGTGACAATCATTCAAGTTGCTGCGAATCCTTATTTAACTACAATTGGTTCAAAAGCGCGTGCATCAAGTCGTCTTATTTTCGCTCAAGGTTTAAATTCTCTTGGAACGACTATTGCTCCTTTAATTGGTTCAGCACTTATCCTATCTGTGGCAGTAAAATCAGCAGACGAAATTGTTGCATTATCTACTACTGAATTAGAAATATATAGATCAGCTCAGGCAGGTTCTGTTCAGTTACCTTATTTGGGATTAACTCTATTTGTTATTTTAATAGCAGTTGCTTTATGCTTTTTTAAATTCCCAAAAAATAAAGTTGCTTTTCAAAATAATTTAAATGCAAACATTAAGTTTAAACTTTTTGATCATCCAGATCTCGTCATGGGAACAATTGCTATTTTTGCTTATGTTGGAGCTGAAGTTGCAATAGGAAGTCTTATGATAAATTTCATTGCACAACCTAAGATTGGTAATATTCTTTTTGATGAAGCGGGGAAATATTTATCACTCTATTGGGGTGGTGCTATGGTTGGTCGTTTTATTGGTGCTTTTGTTACAACAAAAATAAAACCAAACAAAGTCTTATTCACCCATGCCATTATTGCATGCGCGTTGGTCACCAGTACAATAATGGGTACAGGTTATTTTGCAATGACATGTATTGTAGCAGTTGGTCTCTTTAATTCTATTATGTTCCCAACAATTTTTGTTTTAAGTACAGAGAGATTGGGTTCCTTTGTAGAAAAAGGTTCAGGAATTATATGTATGGCGATTGTTGGTGGTGCCATAGTTCCATTAATCCAAGGTTACGTTGCAGATATTTCCAATTTAAGTATAAGTTATATCGTCCCCTTAGTTTGCTACGTTTATATTGCATTTTTCGCTCTTAGAGCTAAAAATGGAATATCGGTTAAATAA
- a CDS encoding sugar ABC transporter substrate-binding protein, translated as MNLLTRRLFLRFSSLSLLLSSAFSVNALAADDIRIGISLPTQRDIVWVRYKQGLEDAAKKLGVKILLQVSDQDASVQASQVENLLSQKVNALIIAPHDASAASTLVEKAHKAGIKVISLDRLILNSDLDLYVSFDNPKIGELQGEYLVKNVPKGNYAVFLGAPTDNNSKILHEAAMKHIAPLVKKGDIKIVTEQNIQDWQPSVAQRLMENSLTANKNNINAVLAPNDNTAGGIIQALSSQKLAGKVYVTGQDAELTAAQRIAAGTQSMTIFKDQNKLSELALQIAKDMAEKKPFKATHYTANGKKNVPSVFLEPIIVDKNNIDKEFIQSGFFKKEDVYKFIKK; from the coding sequence ATGAATCTCTTGACCAGACGATTGTTCCTCCGTTTTTCATCTTTAAGTCTTCTCCTCTCATCTGCTTTTTCTGTTAACGCTTTAGCTGCTGATGATATTCGTATTGGCATTTCTTTACCGACTCAAAGAGATATTGTTTGGGTAAGATATAAGCAGGGTCTCGAAGATGCAGCAAAAAAACTCGGAGTTAAAATATTATTGCAAGTCTCCGATCAAGATGCCTCTGTCCAAGCCTCACAAGTCGAAAATTTACTTTCACAGAAAGTAAATGCTTTAATAATCGCCCCCCATGATGCTTCTGCTGCAAGTACCTTGGTAGAAAAAGCTCATAAAGCAGGGATTAAAGTAATTTCTCTCGATCGCTTGATATTAAATTCAGATCTTGATCTTTATGTTTCTTTCGACAATCCGAAAATTGGAGAATTGCAAGGAGAGTATTTAGTTAAAAATGTGCCAAAAGGAAATTATGCTGTTTTTCTTGGAGCACCAACAGATAATAACTCCAAAATATTGCATGAAGCTGCTATGAAACATATTGCTCCTCTTGTAAAAAAAGGAGACATAAAAATTGTCACAGAACAAAATATTCAAGATTGGCAACCCAGTGTTGCACAGCGTTTGATGGAAAACTCTTTAACAGCAAATAAAAATAATATAAATGCAGTTTTAGCTCCTAACGACAATACAGCTGGTGGAATAATCCAAGCTTTATCCTCGCAAAAATTAGCTGGGAAAGTTTATGTAACAGGACAAGATGCTGAGTTGACAGCAGCACAAAGAATTGCTGCAGGCACTCAATCAATGACTATTTTTAAGGATCAGAATAAATTGTCAGAACTTGCACTGCAAATTGCTAAAGATATGGCAGAGAAGAAGCCATTTAAAGCTACTCATTATACAGCAAATGGAAAGAAAAATGTTCCCTCCGTTTTCTTAGAACCTATTATAGTGGATAAAAATAATATTGATAAAGAATTTATTCAATCCGGATTCTTTAAAAAAGAAGATGTATATAAATTTATAAAAAAATAA
- a CDS encoding FeoA family protein: MQTKMANPLEFGIDLDHCEVSSDTELVSLCELKIGEKAVVVEIDERKLGLENTLPTGELEKRLLEMGFIEGTEVTLEHEGMIGKDPIAVLIRVCSLVALRRKEAQAILVRKIA, translated from the coding sequence ATGCAGACAAAAATGGCCAATCCTTTGGAGTTTGGCATCGATCTCGATCATTGTGAAGTTTCATCAGACACAGAGCTTGTGTCCCTCTGCGAGCTCAAAATCGGCGAGAAAGCAGTAGTTGTAGAAATTGATGAACGAAAATTAGGATTAGAAAACACTCTTCCTACAGGCGAACTTGAAAAAAGGCTCTTAGAAATGGGATTTATCGAAGGAACAGAAGTGACTTTAGAGCATGAGGGTATGATTGGCAAAGATCCCATCGCTGTCTTGATTCGTGTTTGCTCTTTAGTCGCCTTGCGTCGAAAAGAAGCTCAAGCAATTTTGGTTAGAAAGATCGCCTAA
- the feoB gene encoding ferrous iron transport protein B — protein sequence MSIHADILSPTRIALVGNPNCGKTALFNALTGSRQKVANYAGVTVEKKEGTYLSPQGKKVKVVDLPGTYSLRARSPDEEVTRDVVLGKFAHESIPDAIICVADATNLHLGLRLVLELKKVGKPIVLALNMMDVARKRGYDIDIKLLAKELGVPVIPTVAIRKNGISELVAAIEQEVCNNSSDNSINEENIEQQNHTSHLKCVWTEPNARDVRSYHKEVERILCVANRKQGVASEWTKRLDSLFLHPILGTITLLFLLFAVFQAVFTLAEFPMEFIESSFASLQALVTESMPDGVLRSLLADGIIAGVGSVLVFLPQILLLFFFLLLLEDTGYMARAAFLMDKLMGGVGLHGRAFIPLLSSFGCAIPGIMSTRTIESKRDRIITILIAPLMTCSARLPVYVLIIAAFIPAKTVFGFASLPGLVMFGLYLIGILSALAVAFVLKRFFIKGNVHPLLMELPTYKMPSLKNLFLGLTTRAKLFITKAGSLILALMVLIWFLATYPNPPEGATLPAIDYSFAGMIGRFFEPVLAPIGFNWQIAIALIPGMAAREVAVAALGTVYAISGSEEAVAEGLATTLSTAWSLPTALAFLTWYIFAPQCAPTLAVAKRETNSWFWPTVMFSYMFGLAYICAFIVFHVSQYIIG from the coding sequence ATGTCAATTCATGCAGATATTTTATCCCCTACCCGTATTGCTTTAGTTGGAAATCCAAACTGTGGAAAAACTGCTCTTTTTAATGCTCTAACAGGGAGTCGCCAAAAGGTTGCAAACTATGCGGGTGTTACAGTCGAAAAGAAAGAAGGAACTTACTTAAGCCCACAGGGTAAAAAAGTAAAAGTTGTCGACTTACCTGGCACTTATAGTTTGAGAGCGAGGAGTCCTGACGAAGAAGTCACTCGCGATGTCGTGCTAGGCAAATTTGCACATGAAAGTATTCCCGATGCCATAATTTGTGTGGCTGATGCCACGAACTTGCATCTCGGTCTTCGCCTTGTGCTTGAATTAAAAAAAGTTGGTAAACCTATTGTTTTAGCTTTAAATATGATGGATGTTGCGCGCAAACGCGGTTACGATATTGATATTAAACTTCTCGCTAAAGAACTCGGCGTTCCTGTTATCCCTACCGTTGCGATACGTAAAAATGGGATTAGCGAACTTGTTGCTGCTATTGAACAAGAAGTTTGTAATAATTCATCCGACAATTCTATAAATGAAGAAAATATAGAACAACAAAATCATACTTCACATTTAAAATGCGTTTGGACAGAACCCAATGCACGCGATGTTCGCTCTTATCACAAAGAAGTTGAGCGTATACTTTGTGTAGCGAATAGAAAACAAGGTGTTGCATCTGAGTGGACAAAAAGACTTGATAGCTTATTTTTGCATCCTATCCTTGGTACCATAACACTTCTGTTCCTATTATTTGCAGTTTTTCAAGCAGTTTTTACATTAGCTGAATTTCCAATGGAATTCATCGAAAGCAGTTTTGCAAGTCTTCAAGCTCTTGTAACGGAAAGCATGCCTGATGGTGTCCTACGTAGTCTACTTGCGGACGGTATAATTGCTGGTGTCGGCAGTGTCCTTGTGTTTTTACCGCAAATTCTTTTGCTATTTTTCTTCCTGCTTTTATTAGAAGATACAGGATATATGGCTCGTGCTGCTTTCCTAATGGATAAACTTATGGGGGGTGTTGGTCTACATGGTCGTGCATTTATCCCACTTTTATCTAGTTTTGGCTGTGCTATCCCAGGAATTATGTCTACCCGTACAATCGAGAGTAAAAGAGATCGCATCATCACGATCTTGATTGCACCTCTAATGACGTGTTCAGCGCGTTTACCTGTTTATGTGCTTATTATAGCGGCGTTTATTCCAGCAAAAACCGTGTTTGGCTTTGCATCTTTGCCTGGTTTAGTCATGTTTGGGCTTTATCTGATTGGTATTCTTTCTGCATTGGCCGTTGCATTTGTCCTCAAAAGATTCTTTATCAAAGGAAATGTGCATCCGTTGCTTATGGAACTTCCGACCTATAAAATGCCAAGTTTAAAAAATCTATTTTTAGGGCTCACAACCCGTGCTAAGTTGTTTATTACCAAGGCTGGTTCACTTATTCTAGCACTTATGGTTCTCATTTGGTTTTTAGCGACATATCCTAATCCACCAGAAGGTGCGACATTACCTGCAATTGATTACTCTTTTGCTGGTATGATAGGCCGCTTTTTTGAACCTGTTCTTGCTCCTATAGGCTTTAATTGGCAAATAGCGATTGCACTCATACCAGGTATGGCAGCAAGAGAAGTCGCAGTTGCTGCACTTGGTACTGTCTATGCAATCAGTGGAAGTGAAGAGGCTGTTGCGGAAGGTTTAGCAACCACTCTCTCTACTGCTTGGTCTTTGCCCACAGCTTTGGCTTTTTTAACTTGGTATATTTTTGCCCCTCAATGTGCACCGACTTTAGCTGTTGCAAAGCGTGAAACAAACTCTTGGTTTTGGCCAACAGTCATGTTCAGTTATATGTTTGGTTTAGCATATATTTGTGCATTTATTGTTTTCCATGTTTCACAATATATTATTGGATAA
- a CDS encoding sugar ABC transporter permease, which produces MNFLNQNSVDKINSEVKKSELWEIITVSFKKNIRQYTMLIALFVIWAVFTYLTGSLFLSPRNLSNLFLQTSTVGVLAIGMTMILVAGHLDLSVGSVAGFIGATSAVLQVNYNWPTVPTVLSTLALGAIIGLWQGYWVAYRKIPAFIVTLASMIAFRGAILGITDGRTIGPMSDSFKLIGQGYISPFIFTLGKQLDESGKPVLDEFNNPVMGYNSIFSNKFYLGEQAPFNDLTILIAIFCIALFILLKIKKRNSRIKYGFAVLPKSLEILSIILYSISIAAFFLVMAFYMGIPYAVLVVFILGITFHIVTNNTIFGRHIYAMGGNVEAARLSGINIKRNTLFVFIIMGTLTAVAGIILTARLNAATTSAGQNFELDAISAAIIGGTSTMGGVGTIFGAIIGALVMASLDNGMSLLNIEVTWQYIVKGSILLLAVWVDIATRKKS; this is translated from the coding sequence ATGAATTTTCTTAATCAAAATTCTGTTGATAAAATAAATTCAGAGGTGAAAAAATCTGAATTATGGGAAATAATTACTGTTTCTTTTAAAAAAAATATCCGTCAATATACCATGCTAATTGCATTGTTTGTTATTTGGGCTGTGTTTACTTATTTAACAGGTTCCCTTTTTCTTTCACCAAGAAATTTATCAAATTTGTTTTTGCAGACTTCAACAGTGGGTGTTTTGGCTATCGGTATGACCATGATTTTAGTGGCAGGTCATCTCGATCTTTCCGTTGGTTCTGTAGCTGGATTTATTGGGGCAACCAGTGCTGTTTTACAAGTGAATTACAATTGGCCAACTGTGCCAACCGTCCTTTCAACCCTTGCATTAGGTGCAATTATTGGGCTTTGGCAAGGTTACTGGGTAGCATATCGAAAAATTCCAGCATTTATTGTTACATTAGCAAGTATGATTGCTTTTCGTGGAGCGATATTAGGAATTACAGATGGCAGAACAATTGGACCAATGAGTGATTCATTTAAGTTGATTGGACAAGGATATATCTCTCCTTTTATTTTTACACTTGGCAAACAATTGGATGAATCTGGAAAACCTGTTCTTGATGAATTTAATAATCCTGTCATGGGTTACAATTCTATATTTTCAAACAAATTTTATTTAGGTGAACAAGCTCCTTTCAATGATTTAACAATTTTAATTGCAATTTTTTGTATCGCACTTTTTATTTTGTTGAAGATTAAAAAAAGAAACTCAAGAATTAAATATGGTTTTGCTGTTCTGCCAAAAAGTCTCGAAATATTGAGTATTATTTTATATTCTATTTCAATTGCTGCATTTTTCTTGGTAATGGCATTTTATATGGGAATTCCTTATGCAGTTTTAGTTGTTTTTATTTTAGGAATTACTTTCCATATCGTTACAAATAACACTATTTTCGGGAGACATATTTATGCGATGGGAGGAAATGTTGAAGCAGCAAGACTTTCAGGAATAAATATAAAAAGAAATACATTATTTGTTTTTATAATCATGGGGACTCTCACAGCAGTCGCAGGAATTATTTTAACTGCACGTTTGAATGCTGCTACCACTTCAGCTGGACAAAACTTTGAGCTTGATGCAATTTCGGCAGCTATCATTGGTGGTACGAGCACAATGGGTGGGGTAGGTACGATATTTGGTGCAATTATCGGTGCTTTAGTTATGGCGAGCTTAGACAACGGCATGAGTCTTTTAAATATTGAAGTTACATGGCAGTACATCGTAAAAGGGAGTATTTTACTTTTAGCTGTCTGGGTAGATATTGCCACACGTAAGAAAAGCTAG
- a CDS encoding xylose ABC transporter ATP-binding protein, whose product MLSYSLELKNISKKFGTVKALSSVNLSIKKGEIHALCGENGAGKSTLMKIVSGLYSSGNYEGEIFVDGVLQNFKGTRDSEHAGIAIIYQELALVKDMTVCENIFLGHEYTKSLFIDWEKSYNEAKKILQEVKLNVNPSDKISQLGVGEQQLVEIAKAIAKNANILILDEPTAALTEKEADNLLEIIKELRNKGKTCIYISHRLKEIYKIADRITILRDGKTIITSDVKELCEDKLISKMVGRNLTEIYPRVEKKLGNVVFEVRNWTVEDPETGQKVVKNVNFKLYQGEILGIAGLMGAGRTELVMSLFGAWGKVTSGEVYLNGKKLNISNEKDAIQEGIALVSEDRKKFGLILGMNIKENITLSSIENITQFGIVNENKEISASHNYVRDLKIKIPSIEELSGNLSGGNQQKVVLSKWLMTNPKVLILDEPTRGIDIGAKFEIYKIMNDLIEKGVCILMISSELQEILGVSDRILIMHEGEFKGDILYKNASQEKIMRYATGHTKGDELTL is encoded by the coding sequence TTGCTAAGCTATTCTTTAGAGTTAAAAAATATTAGTAAAAAATTTGGGACAGTAAAAGCATTGTCTTCAGTTAATTTGTCAATAAAAAAAGGTGAAATTCATGCACTCTGTGGTGAAAATGGTGCAGGAAAGTCAACCCTAATGAAAATTGTGAGTGGGTTATATTCAAGCGGAAATTATGAAGGTGAGATTTTCGTTGATGGTGTTTTGCAAAATTTTAAAGGAACAAGAGATAGTGAGCATGCAGGAATAGCAATTATTTATCAAGAATTGGCCCTCGTAAAAGATATGACTGTTTGTGAAAATATTTTTTTAGGTCATGAATATACTAAGAGTCTATTTATTGATTGGGAAAAATCCTATAATGAAGCAAAAAAAATACTGCAAGAAGTGAAATTAAATGTAAATCCATCGGATAAAATTTCTCAACTCGGTGTTGGTGAGCAGCAGTTGGTTGAAATAGCAAAAGCTATTGCAAAAAATGCAAATATTTTAATTTTAGATGAACCCACAGCAGCTTTAACTGAAAAAGAAGCTGATAATCTTTTAGAAATAATTAAAGAGCTCAGGAATAAAGGTAAAACTTGTATATATATTTCACATAGGCTCAAAGAAATTTATAAAATTGCTGATCGAATCACAATTTTGCGCGATGGAAAAACAATTATTACAAGTGATGTAAAAGAGTTATGTGAAGACAAATTGATTTCTAAAATGGTCGGAAGAAATCTAACTGAAATTTATCCACGTGTAGAGAAAAAACTTGGCAATGTGGTTTTCGAAGTGAGAAATTGGACGGTTGAAGACCCTGAAACTGGGCAAAAAGTCGTTAAAAATGTAAACTTTAAATTGTATCAAGGAGAAATATTAGGAATTGCTGGTCTAATGGGCGCTGGGCGCACTGAACTTGTTATGAGTTTATTTGGTGCATGGGGAAAAGTCACAAGCGGAGAAGTTTATTTAAACGGAAAAAAATTAAATATTTCAAATGAAAAAGATGCTATTCAAGAAGGAATTGCCTTGGTTTCAGAGGATCGAAAAAAGTTTGGTTTAATTCTTGGCATGAATATTAAAGAAAATATCACTTTGTCTAGTATTGAAAATATCACTCAATTTGGTATTGTTAATGAAAATAAAGAAATCTCAGCAAGTCATAATTACGTTCGTGATTTAAAAATAAAGATCCCTTCAATCGAAGAATTATCTGGAAATTTAAGTGGTGGAAATCAACAAAAAGTCGTGCTATCTAAATGGCTCATGACAAATCCAAAAGTATTAATCCTAGATGAGCCTACCCGTGGAATAGATATCGGCGCTAAATTTGAAATTTATAAAATTATGAATGACTTGATTGAAAAAGGTGTTTGTATTTTAATGATATCCTCTGAATTACAAGAAATATTAGGGGTAAGTGATCGCATTTTAATAATGCATGAAGGTGAATTTAAGGGTGATATTCTATATAAGAACGCTTCACAAGAAAAAATAATGCGTTATGCAACAGGACATACAAAAGGAGATGAATTAACTTTATGA
- the ppdK gene encoding pyruvate, phosphate dikinase: MSYVYFFGSGYADGNASMKSELGGKGANLAEMTALGLPVPAGFTISTRVCLDFIREGGSFSRELISQIETALKKTEDSMGAKFADAHNPLLVSVRSGARISMPGMMDTVLNLGLNEITVEALAKKTDNPRFAYDSYRRFIQMYSSVVKDLETHYMEDELESFKKLNGYKEDTELTASDLKELVGVFKAIYQKHIMEPFPEDPYEQLWQAIGAVFKSWNCPRAKKYREIHAISHDWGTAVNICSMVYGNMGVTSGTGVCFTRDPSTGENVFYGEFLINAQGEDVVAGIRTPKPLYLLEKEMPEVFIQLENVRNKLEAHYRDVQDIEFTIQEGKLYILQTRNAKRTTQAALKIAIDFAKEGLMTKEEALLRVNAQDLDKLLHPTLDPRAHKQVIAKGLPASPGAVSGRAVFTALEAESWAARGELVILVRDETSPEDIGGMYASQGFLTARGGMTSHAAVVARQMGKCCIAGCSSLNISQTQKSVKVSGIEILEGDWLTLDGTTGEVMLGKVETKNAELSGDFSIFMDWAKEIRHMKVRANADTPRDAQYARSFGAEGIGLCRTEHMFFEENRLPVVRQMILSKNSLERKSALDKLLPFQRDDFVGILSAMEGYEVTIRLLDPPLHEFLPHTDKDMMTLAAQLGLTLDDLKQRVRALHEANPMLGHRGCRLGISHPEIYEMQVRAILEASEICKEQGKKVFPEIMIPLVGIDSELKWLRERLQKIAPNIPFGTMIEVPRAALVADKIARHADFFSFGTNDLTQTTYGFSRDDSAPFLRVYKQENILEEDPFAVIDQEGVGRLIKLACELGRKENPGLKLGICGEHGGEPASVQFCNNLGLNYVSCSPFRIPIAMLAAAQAVVKK; the protein is encoded by the coding sequence AGTGTGTCTCGATTTTATAAGAGAAGGAGGTTCTTTTTCTCGAGAACTTATAAGTCAAATCGAAACGGCTCTTAAAAAAACAGAAGATTCGATGGGCGCTAAATTTGCGGACGCTCACAATCCTCTGCTGGTCAGTGTGCGTTCTGGTGCTCGGATCTCAATGCCAGGTATGATGGACACTGTTCTAAATCTTGGGCTGAATGAAATTACAGTTGAAGCTTTGGCTAAGAAGACTGATAATCCACGCTTTGCATATGATTCTTATCGTCGTTTTATCCAAATGTATTCGAGTGTAGTTAAAGATCTTGAAACGCATTATATGGAAGATGAACTTGAATCTTTCAAAAAATTAAATGGTTATAAAGAAGATACCGAGCTCACTGCATCCGATCTCAAAGAATTGGTAGGGGTTTTTAAAGCAATTTATCAAAAACACATCATGGAGCCTTTTCCTGAAGATCCCTACGAACAACTTTGGCAAGCGATTGGAGCGGTTTTTAAAAGCTGGAATTGCCCTCGTGCTAAAAAATACCGTGAGATCCATGCCATTTCCCATGATTGGGGAACAGCGGTAAATATCTGTTCGATGGTCTATGGCAATATGGGAGTCACTTCAGGTACAGGTGTTTGTTTTACCCGTGATCCTTCTACAGGTGAAAATGTCTTTTATGGTGAGTTTTTGATCAATGCGCAAGGCGAAGATGTGGTCGCAGGAATACGTACGCCAAAACCCTTGTATTTGCTAGAAAAAGAAATGCCAGAAGTCTTTATTCAGCTTGAAAATGTGCGTAATAAACTCGAAGCGCATTATCGTGATGTACAGGATATTGAGTTTACCATTCAGGAAGGAAAGCTTTATATTTTACAAACACGCAATGCAAAAAGGACAACTCAAGCAGCACTCAAAATAGCTATCGATTTTGCCAAAGAAGGATTGATGACAAAGGAAGAAGCTCTGCTTAGAGTGAATGCGCAGGACCTCGATAAACTCCTCCATCCAACCTTGGATCCTCGAGCGCATAAACAGGTGATAGCGAAAGGGCTACCCGCTTCACCCGGCGCCGTGTCTGGCAGAGCGGTTTTTACAGCTCTTGAAGCCGAGAGCTGGGCCGCTAGAGGAGAATTGGTGATATTGGTGCGTGATGAAACATCACCCGAGGACATCGGTGGTATGTATGCTTCACAAGGATTTCTCACAGCACGCGGTGGGATGACTTCGCATGCCGCAGTCGTTGCACGACAAATGGGAAAATGTTGTATAGCGGGTTGTTCTTCATTAAATATTTCGCAAACACAAAAATCTGTAAAAGTTTCGGGCATAGAAATTCTAGAAGGGGATTGGCTCACTTTGGATGGAACGACGGGCGAAGTTATGCTTGGCAAGGTAGAAACTAAAAACGCTGAATTAAGCGGTGATTTTTCGATTTTTATGGATTGGGCTAAAGAAATTAGACATATGAAGGTACGCGCCAATGCCGATACACCACGTGATGCTCAATATGCACGGAGTTTTGGTGCTGAAGGTATAGGTCTTTGTAGAACAGAGCATATGTTTTTTGAAGAAAATAGATTGCCCGTTGTTCGTCAGATGATTTTATCAAAAAACAGTTTAGAGAGAAAATCAGCTTTAGATAAGCTACTGCCATTTCAAAGAGATGATTTTGTTGGTATTTTAAGTGCAATGGAAGGTTATGAAGTGACGATTCGTTTGCTCGATCCTCCACTACATGAGTTTTTGCCACATACTGATAAGGATATGATGACCTTAGCTGCACAGCTTGGTCTTACTCTTGATGATTTAAAGCAACGTGTGCGAGCTCTCCATGAAGCAAATCCTATGCTTGGTCATCGTGGATGTCGCTTAGGCATTTCTCACCCTGAAATTTATGAAATGCAGGTGCGTGCCATCTTAGAAGCGAGTGAAATTTGTAAAGAACAAGGCAAAAAAGTCTTTCCTGAAATTATGATTCCACTTGTCGGAATTGACTCAGAGTTAAAATGGCTGAGAGAACGTTTGCAAAAAATAGCGCCCAACATACCTTTTGGTACTATGATTGAAGTTCCGCGCGCGGCATTAGTTGCCGATAAAATTGCTCGGCACGCAGATTTTTTTAGCTTCGGTACAAATGATTTAACTCAAACAACTTATGGTTTTAGTAGGGATGATTCTGCACCATTTTTAAGAGTCTATAAGCAGGAGAACATTCTTGAAGAAGATCCCTTTGCAGTGATTGATCAAGAAGGGGTTGGGCGTCTTATAAAACTTGCCTGTGAACTGGGTCGTAAGGAAAATCCAGGACTTAAACTTGGTATTTGTGGTGAACATGGTGGTGAGCCAGCAAGTGTTCAGTTTTGTAATAATTTAGGTTTAAATTATGTGAGCTGTTCACCTTTTCGCATACCAATAGCAATGCTTGCTGCAGCTCAAGCAGTAGTGAAAAAATAA